A window of Phaseolus vulgaris cultivar G19833 chromosome 4, P. vulgaris v2.0, whole genome shotgun sequence genomic DNA:
TCAAACTAATTGTCCTCGTAGGTGGGTCGTACCTTTGAGACGATGTACGAGACCACCTTGTataaataacaaattttttaaCATTGGACATCGAACTTCATTTGCATACATGAgacattaaatatcaaaatataccTTTTGGCTAGTGGAAAACCATGTCCGGCGACAATGTCCTCAGGAGTTAATGGCTCAATTATTGGGGAAAGGGTTTTAATCCGTTCCCAGGCCCAACACTGCAATAGTAGCATACGACCTCATATGTTTTTTTGGTGATAGTCAATTCCATGATCTAATGCACGATAAAGACACGCCAACACAGCTGAACCCCAACTATAAGTGGCGACATGGGTCAAGTCAGCTAATAATAACATATACATTAGATGTACTCTGCCTGCTGATGTGTCTGGCATTAACAAACTCCCAATTAATGAACGAATATGTGCTATAGCATGTTAAGCAATGACATCGTCTGTAGCATCAGCCGGCAATTGCTGAAAGTTGTTGCTCAACCATGATAATTTTATGGTGTTCCCTTTAATTACATTTGGGGGCGGGATGGACCCTAACAAGTATTGGGACGCTTCAACCATGTCCCCACTTGTGAATCCAGTGACAGGTTGACCATCGATGGAAAGACCTAATTGTAGAGCCACATCTTGTAATGTGATTGTGGACTCTCCAAGTGGAAAATGAAAAGTATGGGTCTCTAATCTCCATCTCTCAACTAGTGCAGTGATCAAGTGATGGTTAATGTCGATAGAGGGAATGCTTAGTAGATGTCCAAATCCAGCTACATTTATCATATGAATGACTCGAGAATCTACAAATTGGAGGTGTCGTCTTGGTCGTAGTAATCGTTCGTTACCCTCCCAAATGAATTTAGTAACATGCTTATTTTGAAGGCGCAATAGAGACCTATCACAAGGTAGATGACGGCTGGATGCCATAAAAAATGCTTCTATAATTACtgtaattattttcaaataattaattaattgtaaataattatatatattttaaataagtcaaataataccgtaattatttcaaaataattaaataattaaaaaataattatatatatatactattcaCATATTATTATGCTTTCAAACAAGATTTctataataattgattattattgtaaaaagtagaaaaaaaattctataacagttttcataaattaaactataaaataaatataattttctggTTGGGAACTTACCGTATATATTATGAAGACTACGAACTCAGCTACAGTGCCCACAAGTAGGTTCTACAGTGTAGAAgtctatatatttatatattaaactgGAAGATGGATTTCTTCAAAACAATGTCCACAAGTAGATTTCATATGTAGTTGGTGATAAGATTTCTTTCTCCGACTTCCTTTCCCAACAAGGTGGTTTGGCAAAAGACTTCAGAGtgtataatttaatttctatcaatcattattatatataatttattttttcgtATTAGTTAATTTCTATCAATcagtattatatataattttatatggtAATAAAAATAGGTgtgtctaattttatttaatatttaatgttttaagaatctgtaaaaatattttttcgtattacttaatttttatcaatcattattatatataattttatatatggttaatgttttaagaatttgtaaaaatattttttcctattacttaatttctatcaatcattattatatataattttatatatgataataaaaaaatgtgtctaattttatttaatatttaatattttaagaatctgTAAAAGTATTTGTTCGTATTACTTAATTTCTatcaatcattattatatataattttaaatatggtaataaaaaaatgtgtctaattttatttaatatttaatgttttaagaatctgtaaaagtattttttcgtattagttaatttttatcaatcattattatatataattttaaatatggtAATAAAAAAAGgtgtctaattttatttaatatttaatgttttaagaatctgtaaaaatattttttcgtaTTCCTTAATTTCTatcaatcattattatatataattttatatatggtAATAAAAAAAGtctctaattttatttaatatttaatgttttaagaatCTGTAAAAGTTAtgtatattcaattttttattgttataatatTAGTAAGcttttatttgtgttttaacTCTCTCCAAGACTTTATACATACTACAGAGATTTGTGTTAtttcacatttttaaatttgtgcTATATGGATTCCTGGTATTCTGGTGAAAGTTCTTTGAACACCGAGAAAGAAACTATTATCAGAGATATGGTTCATGAATTCAGTGCAGATGATGAACAAGAGGAGTATATTCCGGAGGAACAAACCTTCCCAACTTCATCCAACGACAATGTTCAATCATTTAGTCGTACAACCCACAATATACATTTCGACCTTTCGGAAGGCATGTCTTTCAATTCAAAGGAGTCAACTTTGAATGCAATCAAACAATACCACATTCATCAGGGTTACAACTTTATGGTGGTGGAATCAAAGCCGAATGGATATACTGCACATTGCATTCATTACAACAACGATTGCCAATGGCGCATCCGAGCCTCTTTTACAAAAATCCGACAACAATGGGAAATCAAAAAAATTGAAGCTCCTCACACCTGTTTAAACACATCTGTTTCAGTTGATCACAAAAATTTAGATTCAAGCCAAATAGCATCCTTCGTGGTCAACTCCGTCAAAGCGAATCCATCCATTCcaataaaaactataattgcGGAAATAAAGAATCAACTTGGTTATTCGGTGACGTATAAAAAAGCATGGGTAGCCAAACAAAAGGCTTTTGTAATGGAGTTCGGTGATTGGGACGAATCATATAATCATCTTCAAAGGTGGTTGCAAGTTGTACAAGACAGTGTCCCTGGAACTGTAGTGCAATATATTACTCGTACGTATGTTGTTGATGGTGTTCAAGACGAATCTAATTACATCTTAGAACGTGTCTTCTGGTCGTTCAAGCCATGCATTGAAGGGTTCAAATATTGCAAGCCCATAGTTCAAGTTGATGGCACATTCTTGACTGGAAAATATCACAGCACTTTATTGACTGCCATCAGTCAAGATGGGAACCGAAACATTTTTCCATTAGCTTTCGTCATTGTTGAAGGTGAAACAAAGGAAGCCCTTATATAGTTTTTCCAATTGTTACGAGCATATGTCACACCTCAGTCAAATTTATGCATGATTACGGATAGAGGAACAACAATATTATCAGCATTACAATCTCCAGAAGTTGCTTCCGAAGATGGTTTAACCTCAGTGTATTACATACGCCATATAGCATCCAATTTCAATAAGAGGTTTAAAAATGTTGACTTAAAGCGGAAACTAATCAACATGGGTAAACATTTCTTAACTTCAATCATACACTTCAAACATTTCACAACATTTTTCTTTAATACCTTTTTTGAAATTCTTACAGGTTATGAAATGAAGCAGCCAACTCTACAAGCAAAGTTATCAGCTATGCGAGCAGAATTTCCACAGGCAGTCTCTTGGATTGATCAAATACCATTAGAAAAATGGACACAAGCCTATGACGGGGGCAAGAGGTACGGGCATATGACAACAAATCTTGCTGAAAGCATCAACTCCGTTTTGAAAGGGTCCCGATCCTTACCGATTTGTGCTTTGGTTAAGACCATATTTGAAAGAACAAATGCTTGGTTTGTTGAACGAGCAACCAAAATACAATGCATGTTGCGAGCCGAACATCAATTCCCAGATGATATAGTCGCTCTGCTACGAAAGAATGAAGCACAATCTGTTATGTGCCATGTGCAAAGATATGACCGAGAAAATTCAGTCTTTGACGTACAAGATATGCTGACTATCGAACATCGACGCTACCCAATAACATACACAgttaaattaaatgaatggTGGTGTGATTGTGGGGAATTTCAAGCTTTACATCTGCCTTGTTCACATGTAATTGTTGTTTGCTCATTTTTTCATTTACAGGTAACGACATTTGTGGCCCCAGTATATAGTCTGCATAATATTTTAAAGGCTTATGAGGTCCAATTTAATCCAGTTCGAAATCAGGATTATTGGTCTACTTACACGGGACCAAATTTCTTACCTGACCCCATCATGCGTCGACATCAACCAGGAAGACCTAACACTCAACGCATTCGTAACGAAATGGATGATTCAATTCCAAATAagccaaaaaaatgttcatattgtagaACGGAAGGTCACAATAAAAGCAATTGTCCGCACAAACAagcttaataataaaattcaattcaaatttgattattaatttcctcattttctttatctatgtatttattcattcataacactcttagaacattcattttctttatctatgtatttattcattcaattcaaacataatccatacacaattatccaattttttgttctttaaaaataacactcttaaaaaattatatataaaattaatttttaaaattacataacttactacccaatatataaacaataaaattaaaaaaaaaaattatgacgtggcagaagtcgtgccaagttggcacgacttcagtatgacagggcagaagtcgtgccaagttggtacgacttcagtatgacggGGCAgaacttcagtatgacagggcagaagtcgtaccaagttggcatgactttagtatgacatggcagaagtcgtgcctaattggtacgacttctgcatatgaagtcgtcccaattaagcacgacttgcctaaatttataattttttttaaactgacaccattttagtaaaaaccaaaaaaataaccccatcatggtcaaTAAACCCTATTCTCACGATAGGGTTTATCTTTTCTAAAAGTGAttcaactatttttatttagCTTTCCAATACtaatacaatatttattttgatttatgtTAATGATATCTTGATCCTGGTAGTTTCTCCCTTCTTGTTCAAAAATTTATTAACCACTTAAGTTCCAAGTTTACTTTAAAAGACTTGGGCATGTTACACTATTTTCGTGGAATAGAGGTTTCTGGGCTGCAGGATGGGAGTTTTCGTGTATCTCAAACCAAGTACATTAATGATCTTCTACACCGAGCCAAAATGCTTCAATCCAAACATCATCCCTCACCCATGGTTTCCTCAGTCCGCCTCATTGTTGATGGTTTCACTCCTATTGAAGATCCCATGCTCTATCGGTTAATCGTAGGTGCCTTATAGTATATCACAGTTACTCGTCTAGAGCTTGCTTTCATTGTTTACAAGGTTTATCAGTACACGCACCATCCTCAAGTTCATCATTGAAAAGTTGTGAAGAGAATTCTCAGGTATCTAGCTGGAACTACATACCATGGTCTTATCCTTCAACCTTGTTCAACTTACTCTATTGTTGGTATTAGTGACTCTGGTTGAGGGTCAAATCTAGACAATTGTAAGTCGACAACGGGCTATTGTGTTTTTTGGTAAAAAACTTGTGTCATGGTCGTCACAAAAACAAAAGTGGTGTCTCGAAGAAGCACTGAAGTAGAATATCATGTTATAGATGTTTCCCTTGCTGAAGTCATCTGGATTGGGTCGTTATTCAATGAACTTCACATCTCTTGCTTTACACCAATCATATACTCTGACAACCTGGGAGCAGTTGTTTTGGCTGCCAATCTGGTTATGTATTTTATGTCCAAGCATTTTAAACTTGATCTCCATTTTGTTCGTGATCATGTTCTAAACAAACGCCTTCAACTGATTCATGTATCTGCTTACGATCAAGTCGTTGATTTGCTCACTATGCCTGTTTCTGGGTCTGTTTTTCTACCATGTGAGATAAACTTATGGTGTTTCACCATAACCCCACAAGTTTAAGGGGGAATATTACATGATGTATTTTCATGAGTAGTTTGCTACTGCTCCTGCTTTTATATACCCTCCCAAAGTTTagttaataaaatgaaatcCTTTAGTTAAACAATGAATATATTGTCTTCTTCTTTCTGATATCCTTTTAGGTGACAGCATCTTTTCTATATTCGTTTAAGATCATTTAAATATCACATGATACATCTTTTCTGCACTAAACTAGATTATACAAGAAGAAGCAATAATGTTAAATGTTCTCCTCAAAACCCAttacataattttctttctatttATCAACTTTTCATCCCTACTTTTTCAAGCATAATTAAGACTTGGTTTAAAGACTAAATGACAATGACACTTGAAATTTTTGTGTGTTTAAACTCATAGCCAAGTCATCTCTCACTTAACACACTCATGATCAGTATCATATATCATTCTTTGAAGATCATTCCATTCTTTTTTCTTCCAATAATATAACTCTCATATAccacacactacaagaaaattatgaaatagaaaccaattttagagagaaaaaataattagttgctataataactaaattagagactattttagaaacttaaaaaaatggtttctaaattagtttctattattgttgaatagtttctaaattggtatctaattagctaccaaagttttaactaccaattatttagattctaaatttggtagcaaaaaccttggttgctaattagataccaatttagaaaccatttaacaataatagaaactaatttagaaacaaaaaaaaaaattagtctctaacatgatctctaatttagtcactatagtaactaattatttttagtctctaaaattggtttctatttcatgattttcatttttgtaaTGAGATACCATATTTCTATTTCCTCTTTATTATATGCACCTGTAAGTAGGGGTGACAAACCCGCGCGAGCCAGCAGCGAGGCGGGGCAAGCTGGCCcgccaaaaaaaaatttaaaaaaaaaaaaaaattttaaaaaattaaaaattaattgatttgACAACAATGGTCCAGTGCAGGAGTGACAACTTTGAGTGAAAGAAAATTAGGTTTTCACTCAAATCACAACGTAGTTACGTTGTTCCAAAAAATGCACACAACACACGACGCACTCTCCTTTGCAGCGCCGTCGCTCGTTCCGCTTGCGACTTCGCATGGCCTGCAATTGTTGCGCACTACTGTCGCTCTGCTGTTGTACACCGCTACTGCCTCCACTCCTCCACTACGTTAAAAAAAAACGGGTCAGCCCGCGGTCCAACTCGC
This region includes:
- the LOC137838480 gene encoding uncharacterized protein gives rise to the protein MDSWYSGESSLNTEKETIIRDMVHEFSADDEQEEYIPEEQTFPTSSNDNVQSFSRTTHNIHFDLSEGMSFNSKESTLNAIKQYHIHQGYNFMVVESKPNGYTAHCIHYNNDCQWRIRASFTKIRQQWEIKKIEAPHTCLNTSVSVDHKNLDSSQIASFVVNSVKANPSIPIKTIIAEIKNQLGYSVTYKKAWVAKQKAFVMEFGDWDESYNHLQRWLQVVQDSVPGTVVQYITRTYVVDGVQDESNYILERVFWSFKPCIEGFKYCKPIVQVDGTFLTGKYHSTLLTAISQDGNRNIFPLAFVIVEGETKEALI